A DNA window from Malus domestica chromosome 12, GDT2T_hap1 contains the following coding sequences:
- the LOC103449993 gene encoding ACT domain-containing protein ACR10 has translation MGILHEDVVLIKQAEKEGDPSVITINCPDKTGLGCDLCRIILFFGLSIVRGDVSTDGKWCYLVFWVIGSPETRWGLLKKRLVGTCPSCSSASGISFYRSELQPPKPPDVFLLKFCCYNRRGLLHDVTGVLCELELTIKKVKVSTTPDEKVMDLFFVTDTRELMHTNKRREEVYDYLKEVMGDAMISCEIETAGPEITACTQASSFLPTAITEDMFDLEMPKELRSGSLTSKSVSVTMDNTLSPGHTLVQIICIDHKGLLYDIMRTLKDYNIQISYGRFSIKQKRHCEIDLFVMQADGKKIVDSSKQTALTSRLQLELIRPLRVAIVNRGPDTELLVANPVELSGKGRPLVFYDITLAFKMLDIGVFSAKIGRHLIGDREWEVYRVLIDEGVGLSVPRNTIEEQVWKMLMGWD, from the exons atgggGATTCTGCATGAGGATGTGGTGCTCATCAAGCAGGCGGAGAAAGAAGGGGACCCAAGTGTAATTACAATCAATTGTCCGGACAAGACTGGCTTGGGTTGTGACTTGTGTCGCATCATTCTCTTCTTTGGTCTTAGCATTGTCCGGGGAG ATGTATCGACGGATGGGAAATGGTGCTACTTAGTGTTTTGGGTGATAGGGAGTCCAGAGACAAGGTGGGGTTTGTTGAAGAAGAGGCTAGTGGGGACCTGCCCTTCTTGTTCTTCGGCTTCTGGGATTTCGTTCTACCGCTCCGAATTGCAGCCCCCAAAGCCTCCTGACGTGTTCCTTCTCAAGTTCTGTTGCTACAATCGACGAGGACTTTTACATG ATGTAACGGGTGTCCTCTGTGAACTTGAGCTGACGATAAAGAAAGTTAAGGTATCCACAACTCCAGATGAGAAAGTGATGGACCTGTTTTTCGTCACAGACACCAG GGAACTTATGCATACAAATAAGAGAAGGGAGGAGGTATATGACTACTTAAAAGAAGTCATGGGGGACGCCATGATAAGTTGTGAAATTGAAACGGCTGGCCCTGAGATTACTGCATGTACGCAGGCGTCTTCATTTCTTCCAACTGCAATTACAGAAGACATGTTTGATTTGGAAATGCCCAAAGAACTCCGAAGTGGATCACTCACTTCCAAAAGTGTTTCTGTGACCATGGATAACACGCTCAGTCCTGGTCACACGCTGGTCCAAATCATTTGCATAGACCACAAAGGTCTTCTATATGATATAATGAGAACGCTGAAGGATTACAATATTCAG ATCTCCTATGGGCGCTTCTCTATAAAACAAAAAAGGCACTGTGAGATTGACTTGTTTGTCATGCAAGCTGATGGAAAGAAGATAGTTGACTCCAGCAAGCAGACTGCATTGACATCCCGTTTGCAGCTGGAACTGATTCGTCCTCTCAGAGTAGCTATTGTTAACCGAGGTCCGGACACAGAGCTCCTTGTTGCAAACCCTGTGGAACTATCTGGCAAGGGCCGGCCTCTTGTTTTTTATGATATCACCCTTGCTTTCAAGATGCTGGACATTGGTGTCTTTTCG GCTAAGATTGGACGGCATCTGATTGGAGATAGGGAATGGGAAGTTTATAGAGTCTTAATTGACGAAGGAGTTGGCTTGTCAGTTCCAAGGAACACGATCGAGGAACAGGTTTGGAAGATGCTGATGGGTTGGGATTGA